AAAGATAGAAGCCTTTCGGCTCATTTTGAGCATACTGTCGCAGTTACATCAAAGGGACCAGATATCCTTACTTTGCGGGAAGGGGAAGAAATCCCTGCGTTAAAATAAACAGAGCAGACCTTGATAAAAGACTAGTTTTTATGTATAATAAAAAATCTGCGCCGGCTTTGTTAAAAGAAAAGCAAAAAGAGCAAGCAAATGGAGGCAGATAGTGAAAGTTAGAGCTTCTGTGAAGAAAATTTGTGACAAATGCAAAATAATCCGACGCGAAGGTGTCGTGCGGGTGATTTGCGTAAACCCCAAGCATAAACAGCGGCAAGGGTAGGTGGAGGTGTAAAGTTTGGCTAGAATAGCAGGTGTAGATCTACCCCGCGATAAGCGGGTTGACGTGGCGCTCACTTATATTTATGGCATTGGGCCCTCAAGCAGCCGCAAGATTTTAGAGCAGACGGGCGTCGAGCCAAGTACGCGAGTACGTGACTTAACGGAGTCCGAGGTTAGCAAACTCCGAGAAGTTATCGAACGCGAATACCGCGTAGAAGGAGACCTTCGGCGGCAGGTTGCAATGAATATAAGGCGTCTCATGGAGATTGGTTGCTATCGAGGGCTGAGACACCGTCGTGGCTTGCCGGTAAGAGGGCAAAGAACCAGCACAAACGCACGCACCCGCAAGGGTCCGCGACGAACCGTCGGAGTCAAGAGGAAGAAGAAATAAGGAGGTATCCCGGGCGTGGCTAAAAAGGCAGCAGCCGCAAAAGGCAAACCAAAAGAAAAGAAAAACATTGCTCAAGGGATCGCCCATATCAAATCGACATTCAATAATACAATCGTTTCTATCACCGATACCAAGGGTGAGGTTATAGCTTGGGCTTCCGCGGGTACTGTTGGTTTTAAAGGTACTAAAAAAGGTACGCCATTTGCAGCGCAGATGGCGGCGGAGTCATGTGCCCGCAAGGCAATGGAACATGGAGTTAAGCGAGTTGACGTTTATGTTCGAGGCCCAGGCTCAGGTCGAGAGACTGCAATTCGTTCACTCCAGGCGGTTGGACTGGATGTTAGCTCGATCAAAGATGTTACGCCTATTCCACATAATGGGTGCAGGCCACCCAAGAGGCGAAGAGTTTAGGAGAAGATAGACAATGGCTGTTACATCTGGAGCTGTTTGCAGGATGTGTCGTCGGGAAGGCATGAAGCTTTTCCTGAAAGGCGAGCGTTGCTATTCAAGAAAGTGTTCTTTTGAAAGGAGAAGCTATCCTCCCGGTCAACATGGTCAGACACGTCCAGGCAAGATAAAAGAGTACGGAGCTCAGCTTAGAGAAAAACAGAAACTGCGCAGAATCTATGGCGTCAGAGAGACACAACTTCGAATCTATATCAAAGAGGCTATACGCAGGAGGGGTGTTACTGGCGAAACACTGCTCCAGTTGCTGGAGTCAAGGCTTGACAACGTAGTTTACAGGCTGGGATTCGCATCTTCTCGAGCGATGGCACGTGAACTCGTAAGCCACGGACATTTCCTGGTTAACGAACAAAAGGTTAACACACCTTCCTATCTTGTCAAACCGGGCGATGTCATCGAAGTTAAGCCTAAAAGTAAGGACATTATTCCCATCGTGGAATCTCTTCAAGCAACTGCGGGCAGAGTACCACCCTGGCTCGAACTCGACGCGGAAGCAAAAAAGGGTAGGGTACTGCGATTACCTACTCGGGAAGAGATAGACACTCAGGTTGATGAAACACTAATCGTCGAGTTCTATTCAAGATAATGGAGATGAAGATATGGAAGCAATTACGCCGCGCATAGAGGCTTTGTCTCAGACAGATACATATGGCAAATTCCTTGTCGAACCTCTGGAGCGAGGATTTGGAACAACCTTAGGTAACTCGCTCCGGCGCATATTACTGTCATCCATCCCCGGTGCGGCTATTACCTCCGTTAAAATCGAGGGGGTATTGCACGAATTCTCAACAATACCGGGTGTAAAGGAAGATACAACGGAGCTTCTTCTGAACCTGAAAGACCTTCATATAAAGCTCCACCATGATGGAGCGGGCAGATCAGAGCCTAAAACAATATGGATTGATGTAAAAGGCGCAGGAGAAGTTACCGGTGCCGATATTCGCACGCCTGCCGAGGTTGAAATTGTTAACCCAGAGCTCCACATAGCAACCATCAGCGACGAATCGGCTGGTCTTTCCATGGAGATGACCGTGGAGCTTGGCAAAGGATATGTACTGCCTGAAAAACACGAGAGAGTCAAGTCAACAATCGGCGTAATTCCAGTCGGAGCTGCGTTTACTCCTGTTAGAAAAGTAAACTTTATTGTAGAGCCAACAAGAGTAGGCCACAGAACGGACTTCGAGCGTCTCATATTAGAGATCTGGACAACCGGTGCAATCTCGCCGAAAGATGCTCTCGGCAAGTCTGCAGAGATACTTGAGCGGCATATTCGGTTGTTTAGAGACTTTGCAGGAGGCGCAGGAGAGGAATCACCTGTAACTCAAGGAACAGTCGGCGATGAAGCCCAGCCTGCAGTCAGAGATGTAAGAATTGAGGAACTAGACTTCTCAGTTCGGACATATAACTGCCTTAAGAAAGCAAATATTATGACAATTGGCGAGCTAGTACAAATTAGTGAACAGGATTTAATGGGCATCAGGAACTTTGGTAAGAAATCGCTCGCAGAGGTAAAAGAAAAGCTTGCGCAGATGGGCTTAAGTCTCAAAAAGGTAGGCGGTGAATCGGCAACCGAGGATATAGAATCGGAACAAGGCGAGGAGGCTGAAGCTGAGTACTAAGCTCAAATAAGAATAACTTGAGAATGTAGTCCAGCCTTAGCGTTCTTGGAAAGGGAATGTTTTTAAAATGCGACATAGAGTAGCATGGAGAAAATTTGGATTACCTAGCGACCAAAGAATGGCTCTACTTAAGAGCCTTCTGCGTGCTCTGATCGAGCGCGGAGAAATCCAGACAACAGAAGCTCGCGCAAAAGACCTGCGAAGCATAGCGGAAAAGGTTATAACAATCGCGAAGACCGACAGCCTGCATGCTAGACGACAGGCACGCAGATGGCTGAACGACGAAAATCTGGTCAAAGTGCTTTTTGATAATATTGCTCCCAAAGTTGCCGAGAAACCTGGGGGCTATACCAGAATTACAAAACTTGGTTTCCGACGGGGCGATGCTGCTCCAATGGTTAAAATAGAGCTTGCTACTGACTAGACAACGGTGAAGTTAGCTAAACAAGACACGTCGTGCGCAATATCAAGGCTGTCATAGATTACGACGGTACCGATTTCTTCGGATTTCAAAAGCAGCCGAAGGTACGCACAGTTCAAGGAGAACTTGAAGCTGCTCTCGGCAAGCTCCTTAACGAGCCGGTTAGAGTTATTGGAGCAGGTCGAACTGATGCGGGAGTCCACGCGACAGGGCAAGTAATCAGTTTTCGTGCTGGGGGCACCATACCGATAGACAGGTTCCGCCCCGCACTTAATGGCATACTGCCAAAAGATATTAGGATAAAGACAGTCGAGCAAGTCTCGGATGAATTTCATGCTAGGTATTCGGCAAAGGCGCGGACATATGTGTATTCGATTCTAAACCGCGAGATTCCGTCTGCGCTTCTCGAGCGATATACTTGGCAGATAATTCAACCGCTGGACATTGAGAAAATGATTGCCGCCGCGCAAAAGCTTATTGGCATTCACGACTTTGCTTCGTTTGGAATGCCTGATAAGGCTGGTGCGAGCACTGTTCGAAATCTCTGCGAATGTCGTATCTGGCGGCAAAAAGATCTTGTTCTTATCAAAATCAAAGCGAATGCATTTTTAAGAGGCATGGCGCGCGCTATCGTTGGCACGCTGGTCGAAATTGGTCAGGGAATACTTCCTGTAGAAGGGATAGTTGAGATTTTGGCAGCTAGAAATCGACAAGCAGTGCGTTTAACAGCGCCGCCGCAAGGGTTATTTTTGGTCAAAGTGGATTATTAAAAAGTTTTTGCATTTTTATTCGTTATAGTTTCGGGAGGATTTACATGAAAACCTATACGGCAAAGCCGCAGGAAATACAACGAACGTGGTACGTAGTCGATGCTGCTGGTAAGCCGCTCGGTCGTCTTGCCTCTCAGGTAGCAAAGATTTTGCGTGGCAAGCATAAGGCAATCTTTACGCCGCATGTAGACACCGGAGACCATGTAATCATTATAAATGCAGAAAAAGTAGTCCTAACAGGCAAAAAGGCAGGCGAGCCCATATATTGGCACTCGGGTTATCCGGGGGGCTTAAAGAGCACGACTTATGGCAAAATGCTTTCTGAAAAGCCGGAGCAGCTTATCAGAAGAGCGATTAAAGGGATGCTTCCACATAATGCACTAGGTAGGAAAATTTTTAGGAAACTCAAAGTTTATCGAGGCGCCGAACATCCTCATGAGGCACAGAAGCCAGAGGCGCTTGAGATTTAGGAGGAAACACGGTCTTGGTAGAGCAGGTTAAATACTACGCAACAGGCCATAGAAAAAACGCAACGGCAAAAGTATGGTTAACGCCTGGGGAGGGCATTATAACCATAAATGGCCGCCCGGCCGCCGAGTACCTCGGGCGCAAGACTCTCGAAATGATCATCCGACAGCCGTTGGAAGCTGTGGATGTCGCCGGGAAATATAATGTCATAGCACATGTACTTGGCGGCGGCATTTCTGGTCAGGCGGGAGCAATCCGACATGGCATCTCTAAAGCTCTCGTTGTTGCCGACCCAGAACTGCGGCCTTTATTGAGGAGAATGGGCTTCCTCACACGCGACCCAAGAGTAAAGGAGCGCAAGAAGTACGGTAGGAAGCGTGCGCGCCGCGGATTCCAGTTCTCGAAGCGTTAAAATATCTGGCCGTTTCTTGCAATAGAAAAGATTCGGTTGCGAATTAAGGGGCGAAGCATCGGCTTTCGTAATGAGTTAAACGATTTATAGAGCCGAGGTTTCGCCCCATTTGCATGTTAAGAAGTGATGTGCTATATTTCAAATACATCTAG
This genomic interval from Armatimonadota bacterium contains the following:
- the rplQ gene encoding 50S ribosomal protein L17, with product MRHRVAWRKFGLPSDQRMALLKSLLRALIERGEIQTTEARAKDLRSIAEKVITIAKTDSLHARRQARRWLNDENLVKVLFDNIAPKVAEKPGGYTRITKLGFRRGDAAPMVKIELATD
- the rpsD gene encoding 30S ribosomal protein S4 is translated as MAVTSGAVCRMCRREGMKLFLKGERCYSRKCSFERRSYPPGQHGQTRPGKIKEYGAQLREKQKLRRIYGVRETQLRIYIKEAIRRRGVTGETLLQLLESRLDNVVYRLGFASSRAMARELVSHGHFLVNEQKVNTPSYLVKPGDVIEVKPKSKDIIPIVESLQATAGRVPPWLELDAEAKKGRVLRLPTREEIDTQVDETLIVEFYSR
- a CDS encoding DNA-directed RNA polymerase subunit alpha gives rise to the protein MEAITPRIEALSQTDTYGKFLVEPLERGFGTTLGNSLRRILLSSIPGAAITSVKIEGVLHEFSTIPGVKEDTTELLLNLKDLHIKLHHDGAGRSEPKTIWIDVKGAGEVTGADIRTPAEVEIVNPELHIATISDESAGLSMEMTVELGKGYVLPEKHERVKSTIGVIPVGAAFTPVRKVNFIVEPTRVGHRTDFERLILEIWTTGAISPKDALGKSAEILERHIRLFRDFAGGAGEESPVTQGTVGDEAQPAVRDVRIEELDFSVRTYNCLKKANIMTIGELVQISEQDLMGIRNFGKKSLAEVKEKLAQMGLSLKKVGGESATEDIESEQGEEAEAEY
- the truA gene encoding tRNA pseudouridine(38-40) synthase TruA, which produces MRNIKAVIDYDGTDFFGFQKQPKVRTVQGELEAALGKLLNEPVRVIGAGRTDAGVHATGQVISFRAGGTIPIDRFRPALNGILPKDIRIKTVEQVSDEFHARYSAKARTYVYSILNREIPSALLERYTWQIIQPLDIEKMIAAAQKLIGIHDFASFGMPDKAGASTVRNLCECRIWRQKDLVLIKIKANAFLRGMARAIVGTLVEIGQGILPVEGIVEILAARNRQAVRLTAPPQGLFLVKVDY
- the rplM gene encoding 50S ribosomal protein L13: MKTYTAKPQEIQRTWYVVDAAGKPLGRLASQVAKILRGKHKAIFTPHVDTGDHVIIINAEKVVLTGKKAGEPIYWHSGYPGGLKSTTYGKMLSEKPEQLIRRAIKGMLPHNALGRKIFRKLKVYRGAEHPHEAQKPEALEI
- the rpsK gene encoding 30S ribosomal protein S11, giving the protein MPGVAKKAAAAKGKPKEKKNIAQGIAHIKSTFNNTIVSITDTKGEVIAWASAGTVGFKGTKKGTPFAAQMAAESCARKAMEHGVKRVDVYVRGPGSGRETAIRSLQAVGLDVSSIKDVTPIPHNGCRPPKRRRV
- the rpsM gene encoding 30S ribosomal protein S13; translated protein: MARIAGVDLPRDKRVDVALTYIYGIGPSSSRKILEQTGVEPSTRVRDLTESEVSKLREVIEREYRVEGDLRRQVAMNIRRLMEIGCYRGLRHRRGLPVRGQRTSTNARTRKGPRRTVGVKRKKK
- the rpmJ gene encoding 50S ribosomal protein L36, with product MKVRASVKKICDKCKIIRREGVVRVICVNPKHKQRQG
- the rpsI gene encoding 30S ribosomal protein S9, with protein sequence MVEQVKYYATGHRKNATAKVWLTPGEGIITINGRPAAEYLGRKTLEMIIRQPLEAVDVAGKYNVIAHVLGGGISGQAGAIRHGISKALVVADPELRPLLRRMGFLTRDPRVKERKKYGRKRARRGFQFSKR